One window from the genome of Haloprofundus halobius encodes:
- a CDS encoding DUF6293 family protein: MDGIRDMRSVRRVQIAPLGYERDRVFVPATELDADRLYLLVDAAADSTVTYHETLRDDLVDAGIEIEERKLRLHDVYDVMGVTTTIAAKHADDEVLVNISSGTNVAAVGAAIACMTTHAAAFSVEPEAYGHDIREAPLTRGVVDIGELPNYPIESPTREQIAVMGYVRDRTDRGYTVHKRDLIEFAEREELAFMTDTPTENRQSKYRRLDAHVVDPLESKGYLDCRRAGRRTLVSLTETGESVYRAFEHKLTYD, from the coding sequence ATGGACGGTATCCGCGACATGCGGTCGGTGCGTCGGGTGCAGATCGCACCCCTCGGCTACGAACGCGACCGCGTGTTCGTCCCCGCGACCGAACTCGACGCCGACCGCCTCTACCTCCTCGTCGACGCGGCCGCCGACTCGACGGTGACCTACCACGAGACCCTCCGCGACGACCTCGTGGATGCGGGCATCGAAATCGAAGAGCGAAAACTGCGCCTGCACGACGTCTACGACGTGATGGGGGTGACGACGACCATCGCGGCGAAACACGCCGACGACGAGGTGCTCGTCAACATCTCCAGTGGGACCAACGTCGCCGCCGTCGGCGCGGCCATCGCCTGCATGACGACCCACGCCGCCGCCTTCAGCGTCGAACCCGAGGCGTACGGTCACGACATCCGCGAAGCGCCGCTGACCCGCGGCGTCGTCGACATCGGCGAACTCCCCAACTACCCCATCGAGTCGCCGACGCGCGAACAGATAGCCGTCATGGGCTACGTCCGCGACCGAACCGATCGCGGCTACACGGTCCACAAGCGCGACCTCATAGAGTTCGCCGAACGCGAGGAACTGGCGTTTATGACCGACACACCGACGGAGAACCGACAGTCGAAGTACCGACGCCTCGACGCGCACGTCGTCGACCCGCTGGAGTCGAAGGGGTATCTCGACTGCCGGCGTGCGGGCCGTAGAACGCTTGTTTC
- a CDS encoding TspO/MBR family protein, protein MVFDTVASALDLSAEDRDGVAACVALCELAGIVPGVLTRKEITSWYAELERPQSTPPGWAFAPIWTFLYVTMGVALYLVFRDNARSVRGRQALWAFVAQLLLNASWTLVFFGRRSIFGGLVVVAGLWLSLLTTLVAFARVNKRAALLLVPCFLWVSFATLLNARLWRLNRS, encoded by the coding sequence ATGGTTTTCGATACGGTGGCGTCCGCGCTCGACCTCTCCGCGGAGGATCGAGACGGTGTGGCGGCGTGCGTCGCGCTCTGCGAACTCGCCGGTATCGTCCCCGGCGTGTTGACTCGAAAGGAGATCACGAGTTGGTACGCCGAACTGGAGCGCCCGCAGTCGACGCCCCCGGGGTGGGCGTTCGCACCGATCTGGACGTTTTTGTACGTCACGATGGGCGTCGCGCTCTATCTGGTGTTCCGCGACAACGCCCGGTCAGTTCGCGGACGGCAGGCGCTGTGGGCGTTCGTCGCTCAGCTACTGCTCAACGCCTCCTGGACCCTGGTCTTCTTCGGCCGCCGGTCGATTTTCGGCGGACTGGTCGTCGTCGCGGGTCTCTGGCTGTCGCTTCTGACGACGCTCGTCGCGTTCGCTCGGGTGAACAAGCGCGCGGCGCTGCTACTCGTCCCGTGCTTCCTGTGGGTGAGTTTCGCGACACTACTGAACGCTCGACTCTGGCGACTGAACCGCTCGTAG
- a CDS encoding DUF7521 family protein, with product MTDPTTLGPLVVALKTLTLVLGGLITYFAYKAYRRTGAVALRLLAIGFGIVTLGSLLAGVADQVLATGQMYALVVESGLTAVGFAVIVYSLYVD from the coding sequence GTGACCGACCCGACCACGCTGGGTCCGCTCGTCGTCGCGCTCAAGACGCTTACACTCGTGTTGGGTGGGCTCATCACCTACTTCGCGTACAAAGCGTACCGACGGACCGGGGCGGTGGCGCTCCGACTGCTCGCTATCGGGTTCGGCATCGTCACCCTCGGGTCGTTGCTCGCGGGTGTCGCCGACCAAGTGCTCGCGACCGGACAGATGTACGCACTCGTCGTCGAGAGCGGTCTCACCGCTGTCGGCTTCGCGGTCATCGTCTACTCGCTGTACGTCGACTGA